The following are encoded in a window of Mycobacterium vicinigordonae genomic DNA:
- a CDS encoding MalY/PatB family protein, with protein MSRNPLEELSLEQLRTRTSMKWRAHPADVLPLWVAEMDVHLAPTVAEAIHRAVDAGDTGYPHGKGYAQAVSEFAAQRWQWDGLSVGRTRVVPDVMLGVVEMLRLLTNHGDTVIVNSPVYAPFYAFVSHDGRRVIEAPLGPDGRIDLGALEETFAQARGQAGRTGKVAYLLCNPHNPTGAVHTRDELRVVAELARHQGIRVVSDEIHAPLVLAGARFTPYLSVPGGEDALALTSASKAWNLAGLKAALAIAGPEAAADLRRMPEEVGHGASHLGLIAHTAAFRTGGDWLDALLRGLHENRTLLTDLVSNHLPGVRLLRPQGTYLAWLDCRELGFDDPCTEGIKVVSELSGPARWFLDHAQVALSSGHVFGTGGGGHVRVNFATSQAILTEAITRMGQALKTLS; from the coding sequence GTGTCGCGTAACCCCCTCGAGGAGCTCTCTCTCGAGCAGCTGCGTACCCGGACCAGCATGAAGTGGCGGGCTCATCCGGCCGACGTGTTGCCGTTATGGGTGGCGGAGATGGACGTCCACCTTGCCCCTACCGTCGCGGAGGCCATCCATCGCGCCGTCGACGCCGGCGACACCGGCTATCCGCACGGCAAAGGTTACGCGCAGGCGGTCAGCGAATTCGCAGCGCAGCGTTGGCAATGGGACGGCCTCTCCGTCGGTCGCACCCGCGTGGTACCGGATGTGATGCTCGGGGTGGTCGAGATGCTGCGGTTGCTCACCAATCACGGCGATACGGTGATCGTCAATTCGCCTGTCTACGCGCCGTTTTACGCATTTGTTTCGCATGACGGGCGGCGTGTGATCGAGGCGCCGCTGGGCCCCGATGGCCGAATCGACCTAGGCGCACTGGAAGAAACGTTCGCACAAGCCCGCGGGCAAGCCGGTCGCACCGGCAAGGTGGCCTACCTATTGTGCAACCCGCACAACCCGACCGGCGCGGTGCACACCAGAGACGAATTGCGCGTAGTCGCCGAACTTGCCCGCCACCAAGGCATCCGGGTGGTATCTGACGAGATCCACGCCCCATTGGTGCTGGCCGGTGCACGCTTCACGCCTTATCTCAGCGTGCCCGGCGGTGAGGATGCACTGGCCTTGACTTCGGCGTCGAAGGCCTGGAATCTGGCCGGGCTCAAGGCGGCTCTGGCGATCGCGGGGCCCGAGGCCGCCGCAGACCTTCGCCGGATGCCCGAGGAGGTCGGCCACGGCGCCAGCCACCTGGGCCTGATCGCGCACACCGCCGCCTTCCGCACCGGCGGCGACTGGCTCGACGCCCTGCTGCGGGGTCTCCACGAAAATCGAACGCTGCTCACCGATCTCGTCAGCAACCACCTGCCTGGGGTGCGGTTGCTGAGGCCGCAGGGCACCTATCTGGCTTGGCTGGACTGCCGGGAGCTGGGTTTCGACGACCCGTGCACCGAGGGAATCAAGGTGGTCTCCGAGCTGTCGGGGCCGGCCCGGTGGTTCCTCGATCACGCCCAGGTCGCGCTCAGCTCTGGGCATGTCTTTGGGACCGGCGGAGGGGGCCATGTGCGCGTGAATTTCGCGACATCGCAAGCGATTCTGACCGAGGCGATCACCCGCATGGGGCAAGCGCTCAAAACGCTATCCTGA
- a CDS encoding 3'(2'),5'-bisphosphate nucleotidase CysQ has product MDDHALAAQLATEAGQLLLQVREEFADAAGSERKAAGDQRSHDFLMEALGRERPDDAVLSEEGADDPVRLRSARVWIVDPLDGTREFSELERTDWAVHVALWQAGELVAGAVALPAQGITLSTPNVEAPSAAADKPRIVVSRTRPPAIALAVRDALDGTLVEMGSAGAKVASIMQGLSDIYVHAGGQFEWDSAAPVAVARAAGLHTSRIDGSALAYNRPDPKLPDLVVCRPEFAESVLAVTQQA; this is encoded by the coding sequence ATGGATGACCACGCACTGGCCGCTCAGTTGGCCACCGAAGCGGGCCAGCTGCTCCTGCAAGTCCGTGAGGAGTTCGCAGACGCCGCGGGGAGCGAGCGAAAAGCAGCGGGCGACCAGCGATCCCACGATTTCCTGATGGAAGCTCTGGGCCGTGAGCGCCCCGACGACGCCGTGCTGTCCGAAGAGGGCGCCGACGACCCGGTGCGGCTGCGCTCCGCACGGGTGTGGATCGTCGACCCGCTGGACGGCACCCGCGAGTTCTCCGAGCTCGAGCGCACCGACTGGGCGGTGCACGTCGCGCTCTGGCAGGCCGGTGAACTCGTCGCCGGCGCGGTAGCGCTGCCCGCGCAGGGGATTACCCTGTCCACCCCGAACGTGGAAGCGCCGTCCGCCGCCGCGGACAAACCGCGGATTGTGGTGTCGCGGACCCGCCCTCCGGCGATCGCACTCGCGGTGCGCGACGCGCTGGACGGCACCCTGGTCGAAATGGGTTCTGCAGGAGCCAAAGTAGCCTCGATCATGCAGGGACTGTCCGACATCTACGTCCATGCTGGCGGCCAATTCGAATGGGACTCGGCCGCTCCTGTCGCGGTGGCTCGCGCCGCAGGCCTGCACACCTCTCGCATCGACGGGTCCGCGCTGGCCTACAACCGGCCGGATCCCAAGCTGCCCGACCTGGTGGTGTGTCGTCCCGAGTTCGCCGAGTCCGTGCTGGCCGTCACCCAGCAGGCCTGA
- a CDS encoding acyl-CoA dehydrogenase family protein produces the protein MTATISMLGQAHGMRELVRAEAARCEAARTLTDAIVDEMWASGLMTALSPVEAGGIEPSLAEMIDTWIEMAWQDGSFGWIGIANLPSRFAAATYLPDDGFAEVFTAHDNHVTMGGQFFPNGQGTVVDGGYQLSGSWSFGSGTGHSQYVAAGFFPMDNGEMRWISEGIPDMRVAVVPREEIQFNDGWHVQGLKGTGSYDYSAADVFVPARRTFGLFDRVPFRGTSPAARMGLMPVTAAGHASWALGVAKSMLDDVAELAATKFRMSDMASLASRPTFQKGLAQHVSAWRAARLLILDAFGAAEAAVAEGSDLSPTLRADMRAAAVYATDVSRECAQWAHLAAGTSSIREGSRLERSFRDIYTGTQHAFISEKVAMDCAQIWLGIIDDQFGL, from the coding sequence TGGGCCAGCGGGTTGATGACGGCGCTGAGCCCCGTCGAGGCCGGCGGTATCGAGCCGTCGCTGGCCGAGATGATCGATACTTGGATCGAGATGGCTTGGCAGGACGGCTCTTTCGGCTGGATCGGGATCGCCAACCTGCCGTCGCGGTTCGCCGCGGCCACCTATCTGCCCGACGACGGTTTCGCCGAAGTGTTCACTGCCCACGACAACCACGTCACCATGGGTGGCCAGTTCTTTCCCAACGGGCAGGGGACCGTCGTGGACGGCGGATATCAGCTCAGCGGATCGTGGAGCTTCGGATCAGGCACCGGCCACTCGCAGTACGTCGCGGCCGGGTTCTTCCCGATGGACAACGGTGAGATGCGCTGGATCAGCGAAGGCATTCCCGACATGCGGGTGGCCGTGGTGCCGCGGGAAGAGATTCAGTTCAACGACGGCTGGCACGTGCAGGGTCTAAAGGGGACGGGATCCTACGACTACAGCGCCGCGGACGTTTTCGTGCCCGCGCGCCGGACGTTCGGGCTCTTCGACCGAGTGCCGTTCCGCGGCACCTCACCGGCCGCCCGGATGGGACTGATGCCGGTCACCGCGGCGGGGCATGCGTCGTGGGCGCTGGGGGTCGCCAAGAGCATGCTTGACGACGTCGCCGAACTGGCCGCGACGAAGTTCCGGATGAGCGACATGGCGTCGTTGGCCAGTCGTCCCACCTTCCAAAAGGGGTTGGCACAACACGTTTCGGCGTGGCGGGCGGCGCGGCTGCTGATATTGGACGCGTTCGGGGCTGCGGAAGCTGCCGTGGCCGAAGGTTCGGATCTGAGCCCGACGCTGCGGGCGGATATGCGTGCGGCCGCGGTCTACGCCACGGACGTTTCTCGTGAGTGCGCACAGTGGGCGCACTTAGCGGCCGGGACCAGCTCGATCCGCGAGGGCAGCCGGCTCGAACGCTCGTTCCGCGACATCTATACCGGTACGCAGCACGCGTTTATCAGCGAAAAGGTTGCGATGGACTGCGCTCAGATCTGGCTGGGCATCATCGACGACCAGTTCGGGCTCTGA